A region of the Burkholderia pyrrocinia genome:
GCACGCCGCCGGCCGGCTGGCGCGGGAACAGGTCGAGCGCGCTCGCGCGCAAGTCGCCGCGCTGATCGGTGCGGATGCCGACGAGATCGTCTGGACCTCGGGCGCCACCGAATCGAACAACCTCGCGCTGAAGGGTTATGCGGAAACCGCGACCGGCAAGCGCCACCTGATCACGAGCCGCATCGAGCACAAGGCCATTCTGGACACGATGGCGAACCTGTCGAAGCGCGGGATGTCGGTCAGCTACCTGACGCCCACGCGCGACGGCGAAATCACCGCCGACGCAGTCGCCGCGGCGATCGGCCCCGATACCGGCCTCGTGTCGCTGATGCTCGTGAACAACGAGCTCGGCACGCTGACCGACATCGGCGCGATCGCGCGCATCGTGCACGCCGCAGGCGCACTGCTCCACGTCGACGCCGCGCAAGCGCTCGGCAAGACGCCGATCGACGTGCGTGCGCTCGGCATCGACATGATGTCGATGTCGGCCCACAAGGTTTACGGCCCCAAGGGCATCGGCGCGCTGTTCGTCCGCCGCGACATCGCCGACCGGATCGCCCCTCAGATTCACGGCGGCGGACACGAACGCGGCTTGCGCTCGGGCACGCTCGCGACGCATCAGATCGTCGGCATGGGCGTCGCGTGCGAACTGGCCGCCGGAAAACTCGACGGCGAAGCCGTGCGGATCGCGGCGCTCGGCGCACGCCTGACGGACGCGCTGTTCGCGCTCGGCGATGTCACGCAGAACGCTGCAGCGGCACGCCGCATCCCGCATACGCTGAGCCTGACGGTGAATGCGCCGGGCTTTTTCCCGTTCATGCTCGGCGAAGAACTCGCCGTGTCGTCGACATCCGCATGCAACTCGACCAGCGGCGCACCGTCCCATGTGCTGACTGCGATCGGCCTCGATGCAGATACGGCGGGCCGCACCGTGCGCGTGAGCTTCGGTCGCTTTACGACCGAGCAGGACGTCGATTTCGCGATCGCCTGTTTCCGCAAAGCCATCGAA
Encoded here:
- a CDS encoding aminotransferase class V-fold PLP-dependent enzyme, which encodes MSDTTTLHYLDYAATTPADPRVIEAMTACLGFDGIFGNPASSSHAAGRLAREQVERARAQVAALIGADADEIVWTSGATESNNLALKGYAETATGKRHLITSRIEHKAILDTMANLSKRGMSVSYLTPTRDGEITADAVAAAIGPDTGLVSLMLVNNELGTLTDIGAIARIVHAAGALLHVDAAQALGKTPIDVRALGIDMMSMSAHKVYGPKGIGALFVRRDIADRIAPQIHGGGHERGLRSGTLATHQIVGMGVACELAAGKLDGEAVRIAALGARLTDALFALGDVTQNAAAARRIPHTLSLTVNAPGFFPFMLGEELAVSSTSACNSTSGAPSHVLTAIGLDADTAGRTVRVSFGRFTTEQDVDFAIACFRKAIEQCRATAANGFSASRQITPADLKAIRNAGFRSVICNRPDGEGDDHPAFDEIAAAARELGLEARYLPVERDRIGDAEVDAFGALVDSLQKPVLAYCRSGNRSGMLWNRLSSRRTA